Proteins encoded together in one Anoxybacillus flavithermus window:
- the tpiA gene encoding triose-phosphate isomerase encodes MRKPIIAGNWKMHKTLKEALQFVEEVKHEVPSNEQVDAVVCAPALFLAHLVEATKGTNVKIGAQNMHFEDQGAFTGEISPVALKDLGVEYVIIGHSERREMFAETDETVNKKVLAAFKHGLVPIVCCGETLEERESNRTNEVVRVQVEKALEGLTEEQVKQVVIAYEPIWAIGTGKSSTADDANNVCGYIRQVIANKFSQEAADAVRIQYGGSVKPENIGAFLAQEHIDGALVGGASLEPQSFLQLVEAGK; translated from the coding sequence ATGCGAAAGCCGATTATTGCAGGCAACTGGAAAATGCATAAAACGTTAAAAGAGGCGCTTCAGTTTGTGGAAGAAGTAAAACATGAGGTTCCTTCCAACGAGCAAGTGGATGCCGTTGTATGTGCACCAGCCCTCTTTTTAGCGCATTTAGTTGAGGCGACAAAAGGAACAAATGTAAAAATTGGTGCGCAAAACATGCATTTTGAAGATCAAGGGGCATTTACAGGTGAAATTAGCCCCGTTGCGTTAAAAGATCTCGGTGTGGAGTATGTTATCATCGGGCATTCCGAACGCCGTGAAATGTTTGCGGAAACAGATGAAACAGTCAACAAAAAAGTGCTTGCGGCATTTAAGCACGGACTTGTGCCAATCGTTTGTTGCGGGGAGACATTAGAAGAGCGTGAAAGCAACCGTACAAATGAAGTCGTTCGTGTACAAGTTGAAAAAGCGCTTGAAGGCTTAACAGAAGAACAAGTAAAGCAAGTTGTCATCGCCTATGAGCCAATTTGGGCGATCGGAACAGGAAAATCGTCCACGGCAGACGATGCAAACAACGTATGCGGCTACATTCGCCAAGTCATTGCGAACAAATTCTCACAAGAAGCGGCTGATGCGGTACGCATTCAATACGGTGGTAGCGTAAAGCCGGAAAATATCGGTGCATTTTTAGCGCAAGAACATATTGACGGCGCACTAGTCGGTGGCGCCAGCCTAGAACCACAATCGTTTTTACAACTCGTGGAGGCAGGAAAATGA
- a CDS encoding phosphoglycerate kinase, protein MNKKTVRDIDVKGKRVFCRVDFNVPMQNGVVTDDTRIRAALPTIQYLMEQGAKVILASHLGRPKGKVVEEMRLNAVAERLSELLGKRVVKTDEAYGDAVKAAIAEMNEGDVLLLENVRFYPGEEKNDPELAKAFAELADVYVNDAFGAAHRAHASTEGIAHHLPAVAGFLMEKEIEVLGKALSNPDRPFTAIIGGAKVKDKIGVIENLLDKVDNLIIGGGLAYTFVKALGYEIGKSLLEEDKIELAKSFMEKAKEKGVNFYMPVDAVVADDFSNDANKKVVNIDEIPSDWEGLDIGPKTRELYRDVILKSKLVIWNGPMGVFEMDAFAEGTKAVAQALADAKDTYTVIGGGDSAAAVEKFGLADKMDHISTGGGASLEFMEGKQLPGVVALNDK, encoded by the coding sequence ATGAACAAAAAAACAGTTCGTGACATTGATGTGAAAGGGAAACGTGTATTTTGCCGCGTCGATTTTAACGTGCCAATGCAAAACGGTGTCGTCACTGACGATACACGCATTCGCGCCGCGCTCCCAACGATCCAATATTTAATGGAACAAGGAGCGAAAGTCATTTTAGCGAGCCACCTTGGTCGTCCGAAAGGAAAAGTTGTTGAAGAGATGCGCTTAAATGCCGTGGCAGAACGTTTAAGTGAATTGCTTGGCAAGCGCGTCGTGAAAACAGATGAAGCGTATGGCGATGCAGTGAAAGCTGCGATTGCTGAAATGAATGAAGGCGATGTGTTATTGCTTGAAAACGTACGTTTCTATCCTGGTGAGGAGAAAAACGATCCAGAATTAGCGAAAGCATTCGCAGAACTTGCGGATGTATATGTCAACGATGCGTTTGGTGCAGCTCATCGTGCGCATGCATCGACAGAAGGTATTGCCCATCACTTGCCTGCGGTAGCTGGATTCTTAATGGAAAAAGAAATTGAAGTGTTAGGAAAGGCATTATCTAATCCAGATCGTCCGTTTACGGCAATCATCGGTGGGGCGAAAGTAAAAGATAAAATTGGCGTCATCGAAAACTTATTAGACAAAGTCGATAATTTAATTATCGGTGGCGGATTAGCTTACACATTTGTGAAAGCGCTCGGATATGAAATCGGAAAATCGTTATTAGAAGAAGATAAAATTGAATTAGCAAAATCGTTCATGGAAAAAGCGAAAGAAAAAGGCGTCAACTTCTATATGCCTGTGGATGCAGTTGTAGCTGACGATTTTTCAAACGATGCAAACAAAAAAGTAGTGAACATCGATGAAATTCCAAGCGATTGGGAAGGACTTGACATCGGTCCGAAAACACGCGAATTGTATCGCGACGTCATTTTAAAATCAAAACTTGTTATTTGGAACGGTCCAATGGGCGTATTCGAAATGGATGCGTTTGCTGAAGGGACAAAAGCGGTTGCTCAAGCGCTTGCTGATGCGAAAGATACATACACGGTCATCGGTGGCGGCGACTCGGCAGCAGCGGTTGAAAAGTTCGGACTTGCAGACAAAATGGATCATATTTCGACAGGTGGCGGTGCGTCGCTTGAATTTATGGAAGGAAAACAACTTCCAGGTGTCGTCGCATTAAACGATAAGTAA
- the gap gene encoding type I glyceraldehyde-3-phosphate dehydrogenase produces MAVKIGINGFGRIGRNVFRAALKNPEIEVVAVNDLTDAKTLAHLLKYDSVHGTLDAEVAVNGNNIVVDGKEIIVKAERDPANLGWGELGVDIVVESTGRFTKREDAAKHLEAGAKKVIISAPATNEDITIVMGVNEDKYDPANHHVISNASCTTNCLAPFAKVLHEKFGIIRGMMTTVHSYTNDQQILDLPHKDLRRARAAAESIIPTSTGAAKAVALVLPELKGKLNGMAMRVPTPNVSVVDLVAELEKEVTVEEVNAALKAAAEGELKGILAYSEEPLVSRDYNGSTASSTIDALSTMVMEGRMVKVLSWYDNETGYSHRVVDLAAYIASKGL; encoded by the coding sequence ATGGCAGTAAAAATTGGTATTAACGGTTTTGGTCGTATCGGCCGTAACGTATTCCGCGCAGCATTAAAAAATCCTGAAATTGAAGTGGTTGCAGTTAACGACTTAACAGATGCAAAAACGTTAGCACATCTTTTAAAATATGACTCTGTTCATGGCACATTAGATGCAGAAGTGGCTGTCAACGGCAACAACATCGTTGTAGATGGAAAAGAAATTATCGTCAAAGCAGAGCGCGACCCAGCAAACTTAGGATGGGGCGAACTTGGCGTTGATATCGTTGTTGAGTCAACAGGACGCTTCACAAAACGCGAAGACGCAGCGAAACATTTAGAAGCAGGCGCGAAGAAAGTCATCATTTCTGCACCAGCGACAAATGAAGACATTACAATCGTGATGGGCGTAAACGAAGACAAATACGATCCAGCAAACCATCATGTCATTTCAAACGCATCTTGTACAACAAACTGCTTAGCGCCATTTGCGAAAGTATTACATGAGAAATTCGGCATCATTCGCGGTATGATGACGACTGTTCACTCGTATACAAACGACCAACAAATTCTTGATTTACCGCATAAAGACTTACGTCGTGCGCGTGCAGCAGCTGAATCGATCATTCCAACATCAACAGGTGCGGCAAAAGCAGTGGCACTTGTATTGCCTGAATTAAAAGGAAAATTAAATGGTATGGCGATGCGTGTACCAACACCAAACGTATCTGTTGTTGACCTTGTTGCTGAACTTGAAAAAGAAGTGACAGTGGAAGAAGTAAACGCAGCTTTAAAAGCAGCGGCAGAAGGTGAATTAAAAGGCATTCTTGCTTACAGCGAAGAGCCATTAGTTTCTCGTGACTACAACGGCTCAACAGCTTCTTCAACAATCGATGCCCTTTCAACAATGGTTATGGAAGGTCGCATGGTGAAAGTTCTTTCTTGGTACGACAACGAAACAGGATATTCTCACCGCGTTGTTGACCTTGCTGCATACATTGCGTCAAAAGGTTTATAA
- a CDS encoding sugar-binding transcriptional regulator, translated as MRQWIDVQRKLLPDLLAIMQKRYEILQHIRLMQPIGRRTLSLNLGISERVLRSEVQFLKKQNLLDITTAGMSVTSEGNDVLIQLEDMMREVLGLKELERKIKKKLPVKDVIVVAGDSDQSPWVKREMGRACVSRIKHSLTGKDVVAVTGGTTLAAVAEMMTPDAKYRNVLFVPARGGLGEDVTNQANTICARMAEKAMGHYRLLHVPDQLSAETYQSIIEEPAIKEVLELIKSSTIVIHGIGDAKTMAERRKTPPEDMKKIEQNEAVAEAFGYYFNQHGEVVHKVNTVGIQLEDVRHVPCVIAVAGGASKAKAIQAYIKQAHQCILITDEGAAKQLVRDDSSL; from the coding sequence ATGCGACAATGGATTGATGTTCAACGAAAATTGTTGCCTGATCTTCTCGCGATTATGCAAAAGCGATACGAAATTTTGCAGCACATCCGCTTAATGCAACCGATTGGACGCCGAACATTATCCTTAAACTTAGGCATTAGCGAGCGCGTCTTACGGTCGGAAGTGCAGTTTTTAAAAAAGCAAAATTTGCTTGATATTACAACTGCGGGCATGAGTGTTACATCAGAAGGAAACGATGTGCTCATTCAACTTGAAGATATGATGCGAGAAGTACTCGGGTTAAAAGAGCTGGAAAGAAAAATAAAAAAGAAACTTCCTGTCAAAGATGTCATTGTCGTTGCTGGAGACAGTGACCAATCCCCTTGGGTGAAAAGAGAGATGGGAAGAGCTTGTGTCTCACGTATAAAACATTCACTAACAGGGAAAGACGTTGTAGCAGTAACTGGTGGAACAACCCTTGCTGCTGTCGCTGAAATGATGACACCTGATGCAAAATATCGAAATGTGTTATTTGTTCCGGCTCGTGGTGGGCTTGGAGAAGATGTGACGAACCAAGCGAATACGATTTGTGCGCGCATGGCGGAAAAAGCAATGGGACATTATCGTTTGTTACATGTCCCTGACCAACTAAGTGCTGAAACGTATCAATCGATTATTGAAGAACCAGCTATTAAAGAAGTGCTTGAATTAATCAAGTCATCAACGATCGTCATTCATGGTATAGGTGACGCAAAAACGATGGCGGAACGGAGAAAAACACCGCCGGAGGACATGAAAAAAATTGAGCAAAACGAAGCGGTGGCGGAGGCGTTTGGTTATTACTTTAATCAACATGGAGAAGTTGTTCATAAAGTGAACACAGTTGGCATTCAGCTCGAAGATGTGCGCCACGTTCCTTGCGTCATTGCAGTGGCAGGAGGCGCTTCGAAAGCAAAAGCGATTCAAGCGTATATAAAACAGGCACATCAGTGCATCTTAATTACAGATGAAGGTGCAGCAAAACAGTTAGTACGGGATGATTCATCCCTCTAA
- a CDS encoding glutaredoxin family protein encodes MKIVLYSKENCCLCDEAKDILRELQVEWEEVDIYKNEQWLERYQLMIPVIEIDGEIVAYGRIHKDVIRKRLQQIRSS; translated from the coding sequence ATGAAAATCGTGTTATATTCGAAAGAAAACTGCTGTCTTTGTGATGAAGCAAAAGACATTCTTCGCGAGTTACAAGTCGAATGGGAAGAAGTCGATATTTATAAAAACGAGCAGTGGCTCGAACGATACCAACTCATGATACCTGTCATCGAAATCGACGGGGAAATCGTTGCATATGGTCGTATTCACAAAGATGTCATAAGAAAACGATTACAACAAATACGAAGCAGTTGA
- the rpoN gene encoding RNA polymerase factor sigma-54, with product MEMQLTQRQELKVALTKELVQAIELLQYSTIELQSLLHEQALENPFIELHERKRTATKRRDQTNRMNYIENVSAFNRSLASHLHGQLVGMRVSDEERRALDYLIASLDEYGYLHTTIAEAACHLQLEETTISRALHMLQSLDPAGVGAENLSHCLYLQLIRLPQRDELAETIVTEYFESFVHKKWKEIKSKLGVELADLQRVWELIRTLHPRPGSLYNDEQMTYIVPDVIVSYSNGVWNVTMNEEIIPTVVWNESYERKVRSDDPHVQKYIEEKRQQFQWIQRCLMQRATTIEQIACELIHRQRDYFEKGLLHMKPLTMREVATALNIHESTVSRAVKNKYMQTPHGLIDMRRFFTSGVDEHASQEKVKGLIAELIKQENGQKPLSDQNIADLLEQRYNICVARRTVAKYREQLCIPPASKRKQYA from the coding sequence ATGGAGATGCAATTAACGCAAAGGCAAGAGCTAAAAGTTGCGTTGACAAAAGAGCTTGTTCAAGCGATTGAACTGCTGCAATATTCAACGATCGAACTACAATCGCTTTTACACGAACAAGCGCTTGAAAATCCATTTATTGAGTTGCATGAACGAAAACGAACAGCTACAAAGCGACGCGATCAAACGAATCGGATGAATTATATTGAAAATGTAAGCGCTTTTAATCGTTCGCTTGCTTCACATTTACATGGCCAACTCGTTGGTATGCGTGTATCCGACGAGGAGAGAAGAGCACTTGATTATTTAATTGCGTCACTTGATGAATATGGTTATTTGCATACAACAATTGCCGAGGCGGCTTGCCATCTTCAGTTAGAAGAAACGACTATATCGCGAGCACTTCATATGTTACAGTCACTTGATCCTGCTGGGGTAGGAGCGGAAAATTTGTCGCATTGTTTATATTTACAACTCATCCGTCTTCCACAAAGGGATGAGCTAGCAGAGACGATTGTGACGGAGTATTTCGAATCGTTTGTCCATAAAAAATGGAAAGAAATAAAATCGAAACTAGGTGTAGAGTTAGCGGACTTACAGCGGGTGTGGGAACTTATTCGTACGCTCCATCCACGCCCAGGAAGTTTGTATAACGATGAACAAATGACGTATATTGTTCCTGATGTCATCGTGTCATATAGTAATGGGGTGTGGAATGTGACGATGAATGAAGAAATTATTCCAACTGTTGTATGGAATGAATCGTATGAACGGAAAGTACGATCGGATGATCCACACGTTCAAAAATATATCGAGGAAAAACGTCAACAGTTTCAATGGATCCAACGTTGTTTAATGCAGCGAGCAACAACGATTGAGCAAATTGCCTGTGAGTTAATTCATCGACAACGTGATTATTTTGAAAAAGGTTTGCTCCATATGAAGCCACTTACGATGCGCGAAGTGGCAACAGCATTAAACATTCATGAATCGACCGTCAGTCGCGCGGTGAAAAATAAATATATGCAAACGCCTCATGGTTTAATTGACATGCGCCGCTTTTTTACAAGCGGTGTTGATGAACACGCATCGCAAGAAAAAGTAAAAGGTTTAATTGCGGAATTAATTAAGCAAGAAAATGGGCAAAAACCTCTTTCCGACCAAAACATTGCTGATTTACTCGAGCAACGATACAATATTTGTGTAGCGCGGCGGACGGTCGCGAAATATCGTGAACAGCTTTGTATTCCACCGGCTTCGAAACGAAAGCAATATGCATAA
- the clpP gene encoding ATP-dependent Clp endopeptidase proteolytic subunit ClpP gives MNLIPTVIEQTSRGERAYDIYSRLLKDRIIILGSPIDDHVANSIVSQLLFLAAEDPEKDISLYINSPGGSITAGMAIYDTMQFIKPDVSTICIGMAASMGAFLLAAGAKGKRFALPNSEIMIHQPLGGVQGQATEIEIAAKRILFLRDKLNRILSENTGQPIEVIERDTDRDNFMTAEKAKEYGLIDRVLTRVDEK, from the coding sequence ATGAACTTAATTCCTACAGTTATTGAACAAACGAGCCGTGGAGAACGTGCATATGACATTTACTCTCGCTTATTAAAAGATCGCATCATCATTTTAGGAAGCCCAATCGATGATCATGTCGCAAACTCAATCGTTTCTCAGCTTTTATTTTTAGCTGCTGAAGACCCTGAAAAAGATATTTCTCTCTACATTAACAGCCCTGGTGGGTCGATTACAGCAGGCATGGCGATTTACGATACGATGCAATTTATTAAACCAGATGTATCGACGATTTGTATCGGTATGGCAGCTTCTATGGGGGCGTTTTTGCTGGCAGCAGGCGCCAAAGGAAAACGTTTTGCATTGCCAAATAGCGAGATCATGATTCATCAACCGCTCGGTGGCGTACAAGGCCAAGCAACAGAAATCGAAATTGCAGCCAAACGCATTTTATTCTTGCGTGACAAATTAAACCGCATCTTATCCGAAAATACAGGACAACCAATCGAAGTCATTGAGCGCGACACCGATCGCGACAACTTTATGACAGCTGAAAAAGCGAAAGAATACGGTTTAATTGACCGCGTATTAACACGCGTCGATGAAAAATAA
- a CDS encoding HPr family phosphocarrier protein has translation MVEKQVEVRLKTGLQARPAALFVQEANRFSADIYIEKDGKKVNAKSIMGLMSLAIHTGAVITIYADGPDEQEALNKLVEYVQKEA, from the coding sequence ATGGTAGAAAAGCAAGTGGAAGTACGGTTGAAAACAGGGTTGCAAGCGCGTCCAGCAGCGTTATTTGTTCAAGAAGCAAACCGTTTTTCAGCCGATATTTACATCGAAAAAGATGGAAAAAAAGTAAATGCAAAAAGCATTATGGGTTTAATGAGTTTAGCAATTCATACAGGGGCAGTTATCACCATTTATGCTGACGGTCCAGATGAGCAGGAAGCGCTAAACAAACTTGTTGAGTATGTACAAAAAGAAGCATAA
- the whiA gene encoding DNA-binding protein WhiA → MSFASETKKELTGIDVKPCCLKAELSALIRMNGSISFSNRRLLLNIQTENAAIARRIYTLLKKGYDVVVELLVRKKMRLKKNNVYIVRVVEGTHELLSDLKIMEEGFSFVHAISPKLVQKKCCKRSYLRGAFLAGGSVNNPETSSYHLEIFSLYREHNESLCELMNTNFHLHARTLERKKGFITYLKEAEKIAEFLSIIGAHQALLRFEDVRIVRDMRNSVNRLVNCETANLNKTIGAALRQVENIRYIDETIGLDQLPEKLREIAKLRIEYQDVTLKELGEMVSGGKISKSGINHRLRKLDEIAERLRAGQPIDFHKSL, encoded by the coding sequence TTGTCATTTGCATCGGAAACAAAGAAAGAATTAACGGGTATTGACGTGAAACCTTGTTGTTTAAAAGCAGAGTTGTCTGCTTTAATTCGAATGAACGGTTCCATTTCATTTTCTAACCGCCGTTTGTTGCTAAACATTCAAACAGAAAATGCCGCAATCGCACGGCGCATTTATACGTTATTAAAAAAAGGGTATGATGTAGTAGTTGAGTTGCTTGTACGCAAAAAGATGCGTTTAAAGAAAAACAACGTATATATCGTACGGGTGGTAGAAGGAACGCACGAACTATTATCAGATTTAAAAATTATGGAGGAAGGATTTTCGTTTGTTCACGCCATTTCGCCAAAACTCGTGCAAAAAAAATGTTGTAAACGTTCGTATTTGCGTGGTGCATTTTTAGCGGGTGGATCTGTTAATAACCCAGAAACATCGTCTTATCATTTAGAAATTTTTTCGTTATATCGTGAACATAACGAATCGCTTTGTGAACTGATGAACACGAATTTTCATTTACATGCGCGCACGTTAGAAAGAAAAAAAGGGTTTATTACGTATTTAAAAGAAGCGGAGAAAATTGCAGAGTTTTTAAGCATTATCGGAGCACATCAAGCGCTATTGCGTTTTGAAGATGTGCGCATCGTGCGCGATATGCGTAATTCAGTCAATCGTCTTGTTAACTGTGAAACAGCGAACTTAAATAAAACGATTGGCGCAGCGTTGCGACAGGTGGAAAACATTCGGTATATCGACGAAACGATCGGGCTTGATCAGCTGCCGGAAAAACTTCGTGAAATTGCGAAATTGCGCATTGAATATCAAGATGTGACGCTCAAAGAGCTTGGAGAAATGGTTTCTGGTGGGAAAATTAGTAAATCGGGTATTAATCATCGCCTGCGTAAATTAGATGAAATTGCAGAACGACTTCGTGCAGGTCAGCCGATCGATTTTCATAAATCTTTATGA
- a CDS encoding gluconeogenesis factor YvcK family protein — MKKIVVIGGGTGLPVLLRGLKQYDVDLTAIVTVADDGGSSGRLRDELDIPPPGDIRNVLAALSDVEPLIIELFQHRFENGNGLSGHSLGNLILAAMTAITGDFVHAVREMGKVLNVRGKVLPAANESVVLHAEMEDGTIVSGESKIPYSGKKIKRVFLTPEHIEPLEETITELQTADLIVIGPGSLYTSILPNLLVPKIGEEVCQSKAKKVYICNVMTQAGETLNYTASDHVKALYDHMACAFLDAIIVNNAPILPETKERYAKELATPVICDMEELEKLDLQVICGAIIDERDGTVRHDTKKVAALLVSLLAPPSHDVYL, encoded by the coding sequence ATGAAAAAAATTGTTGTCATTGGCGGGGGCACAGGGCTTCCTGTCTTGCTTCGGGGGCTCAAACAATATGATGTCGATTTGACAGCGATCGTCACCGTTGCAGATGATGGCGGAAGCTCGGGGAGATTACGTGATGAACTGGATATACCTCCGCCCGGAGATATTCGTAACGTACTTGCGGCTCTTTCTGATGTAGAGCCACTCATTATCGAATTGTTTCAACATCGATTTGAAAACGGGAACGGGTTATCCGGTCATTCGCTTGGCAATTTAATTTTAGCGGCGATGACGGCCATCACTGGCGATTTCGTGCATGCGGTTCGTGAAATGGGAAAAGTGTTAAATGTGCGTGGAAAAGTGTTGCCAGCCGCAAATGAAAGTGTTGTTTTGCATGCAGAAATGGAAGACGGGACAATTGTATCAGGTGAGTCAAAAATCCCGTATTCCGGAAAAAAAATTAAGCGCGTCTTTCTAACTCCAGAACATATTGAGCCGCTCGAAGAAACGATTACAGAATTACAAACGGCAGATTTAATTGTGATTGGACCCGGGAGCTTATATACGAGCATTTTACCGAATTTACTCGTTCCTAAAATTGGCGAAGAGGTATGTCAATCAAAGGCGAAAAAAGTATATATATGCAACGTCATGACTCAAGCAGGAGAAACGTTAAACTATACGGCGAGCGATCATGTGAAAGCGCTGTACGATCATATGGCTTGTGCGTTTTTAGATGCTATCATTGTCAATAATGCGCCTATTTTGCCAGAAACGAAAGAGCGATATGCGAAAGAACTGGCGACACCGGTCATTTGTGATATGGAAGAATTAGAGAAGCTCGATTTACAAGTCATTTGTGGTGCGATCATTGATGAGCGAGATGGAACGGTGCGTCACGATACGAAAAAAGTAGCGGCGTTGCTCGTTTCGCTTCTAGCACCTCCTTCGCACGACGTATATTTATAG
- the rapZ gene encoding RNase adapter RapZ yields MSTGSAHVHMVIITGMSGAGKTVAIQSFEDLGYFCVDNLPPTLLPKFLELIRESGNKMNKIALVMDLRSRDFFDRLFAALDDLAETSWVTPQILFLDANDTTLVSRYKETRRSHPLAPSGLPLEGIKLERQLLEELKGRAQMIIDTSNLKPRELREKIVQTFATPATTTFSVNVVSFGFKYGLPIDADLVFDVRFLPNPHYIEHMRPKTGLDEEVSSYVLKWTETQKFIEKVTDLLSFMLPHYKREGKSQVVIAVGCTGGQHRSVTLAEYIARYFADEYTTHVSHRDIAKRKDTHR; encoded by the coding sequence ATGAGCACAGGTTCAGCACATGTCCATATGGTGATTATTACAGGGATGTCGGGAGCAGGAAAAACGGTAGCGATCCAAAGTTTTGAGGATTTAGGCTATTTTTGTGTCGATAATTTGCCGCCGACGTTGTTACCAAAGTTTCTTGAATTAATTCGAGAGTCAGGAAATAAAATGAATAAAATTGCTCTCGTCATGGATTTGCGGAGTCGTGATTTTTTCGATCGTCTTTTTGCAGCGCTCGATGATTTGGCAGAAACATCGTGGGTCACGCCGCAAATTTTATTTTTAGATGCAAACGATACGACACTTGTTAGCCGTTATAAAGAAACGCGGCGTTCGCATCCGCTTGCTCCAAGCGGATTGCCACTTGAAGGAATTAAGTTAGAGCGCCAGTTGCTCGAGGAATTGAAAGGGCGTGCGCAAATGATTATTGATACATCCAACTTAAAACCGCGCGAACTGCGCGAAAAAATTGTTCAAACATTTGCGACACCAGCTACGACAACGTTTTCTGTCAATGTTGTTTCATTTGGCTTTAAATATGGGTTGCCGATTGATGCGGATCTTGTCTTTGATGTTCGTTTTTTACCGAATCCGCATTATATCGAGCATATGCGTCCGAAAACAGGACTAGATGAGGAAGTATCATCTTACGTTTTGAAATGGACGGAGACGCAAAAATTTATTGAAAAAGTAACGGATTTACTTTCATTTATGCTTCCACATTATAAGCGAGAAGGAAAAAGTCAAGTCGTCATTGCCGTTGGATGTACAGGTGGACAGCATCGTTCTGTAACGTTAGCGGAGTATATCGCACGTTATTTTGCTGACGAATATACAACGCACGTGTCACATCGAGATATTGCCAAAAGAAAGGATACGCACCGATGA
- a CDS encoding NUDIX hydrolase: protein MQRVTNCVLVKDGHVLLLKKPRRGWWVAPGGKMEQGESVREACVREYREETGIYLKNPQLKGVFTFVMKRGEEVVSEWMMFTFFAEHFDGENVVQCEEGELAWHPIEQIPTLPMAPGDYHIIDYVIKGTGMMYGTFTYTEEFELLSYRLDPS from the coding sequence TTGCAACGAGTGACGAACTGTGTATTAGTGAAAGACGGGCACGTACTCTTGCTGAAAAAACCTCGGCGTGGTTGGTGGGTAGCGCCGGGTGGAAAAATGGAGCAAGGAGAATCAGTACGGGAAGCTTGTGTGCGCGAATATCGCGAAGAAACAGGTATTTACTTAAAAAACCCCCAATTAAAAGGGGTATTTACGTTTGTCATGAAGCGAGGAGAAGAAGTCGTTTCTGAATGGATGATGTTTACGTTTTTTGCGGAACATTTTGATGGCGAAAACGTAGTACAATGTGAAGAAGGGGAGCTCGCTTGGCATCCAATTGAACAGATTCCGACGTTGCCGATGGCGCCAGGCGATTATCATATTATTGATTATGTCATTAAAGGAACGGGAATGATGTACGGCACGTTTACGTATACAGAGGAATTTGAATTGTTATCGTACCGACTAGATCCGAGTTGA
- the trxB gene encoding thioredoxin-disulfide reductase encodes MSQEKVYDVIIIGAGPAGMTAAVYTSRANLSTLMLERGVPGGQMVNTEEVENYPGYDHILGPELASKMFEHAKKFGAEYAYGDVKEVIDGEAYKTVVTSNQQYKARAVIIATGAEYKKLGVPGEKELGGRGVSYCAVCDGAFFKGKELVVVGGGDSAVEEGVYLTRFASKVTIVHRRDQLRAQKILQQRAFANEKIDFIWNHTVKQINEKDGRVGSVTLVHTQTGEEREFPCDGVFIYIGMVPLTKPFASLGITNENGYIETNELMETKVPGIFAAGDVREKSLRQIVTATGDGSIAAQSAQHYVEELKEKLNIQ; translated from the coding sequence GTGTCACAAGAAAAAGTGTATGACGTAATTATTATCGGTGCTGGACCCGCAGGAATGACGGCGGCGGTATATACATCGCGTGCGAACTTGTCAACGCTCATGTTAGAGCGTGGCGTTCCCGGTGGGCAAATGGTCAATACAGAAGAGGTGGAAAATTATCCGGGATATGATCATATTCTTGGACCGGAATTGGCGTCAAAAATGTTCGAGCATGCGAAAAAATTTGGTGCTGAATATGCGTACGGTGATGTAAAAGAAGTGATTGACGGCGAAGCGTATAAGACGGTTGTCACAAGCAATCAACAATACAAAGCTCGTGCCGTTATTATTGCGACAGGTGCAGAGTATAAAAAGCTTGGCGTTCCTGGTGAAAAAGAATTGGGGGGACGCGGCGTTTCGTATTGTGCGGTATGTGACGGAGCGTTTTTTAAAGGAAAAGAGCTTGTCGTCGTTGGCGGTGGAGATTCGGCTGTTGAAGAAGGTGTATATTTGACGCGCTTTGCAAGTAAAGTGACGATTGTCCACCGTCGCGATCAGCTGCGCGCACAAAAAATTTTACAGCAGCGCGCATTTGCGAATGAAAAAATTGATTTCATTTGGAATCATACAGTTAAGCAAATTAACGAAAAAGATGGTCGTGTCGGCAGTGTGACGCTCGTTCATACACAAACAGGGGAAGAGCGTGAGTTCCCATGTGATGGCGTGTTTATTTACATCGGTATGGTGCCGCTAACAAAGCCGTTTGCTTCACTTGGCATTACGAACGAAAACGGCTATATTGAAACGAACGAATTAATGGAAACGAAAGTGCCTGGCATTTTCGCAGCAGGGGATGTGCGTGAAAAGTCGCTCCGTCAAATTGTTACCGCAACAGGCGATGGAAGCATTGCGGCACAAAGCGCGCAACATTACGTGGAGGAATTAAAGGAAAAGCTTAACATTCAGTAA